In Drosophila subpulchrella strain 33 F10 #4 breed RU33 chromosome 3R, RU_Dsub_v1.1 Primary Assembly, whole genome shotgun sequence, the following are encoded in one genomic region:
- the LOC119550594 gene encoding homeobox protein prospero isoform X3 produces the protein MMSSEEYEADCFGLYSDENNVLLKATEPETIVKQQQHQQHQQHLQQQQQQQPPPSNHSNGHTSPIPIQQVNGDGSAANCGESAKTTNTNTTSSTHTEADKEQEKEKAKEKANEEEAAESDDSDDDVVVVLEGCEGNASSSSNSNSNSSSNNSSNASSNNHKAATTTTTTAATTTTTTTTAANANRSGSRSHRSARNSRQISQSTAVGKTTTCAAKKPTATQALAPTPTTVKNTNVNNGGSNGNGNANSKVNSRRSRQRSLSKDIAININLNNQQQNSNSNSNSNCSNNGGATATAAGFMSSAAAAAAGAAGGGALFQPQSVNSSVNINNNNNSNNNTLGTPAATATHSHTHSPSSNSPVSGASSASSLLTAAFGNLFGGSSAKMLNELFGRQMKQAQDATSGLPQSLDNAMLAAAMETATSAELLIGSLNSTSKLLQQQHNNNSIAPANSTPLSNGTNASISPGSAHSSSHSHQGVSPKGSRRVSACSDRSLEAAAADVAGGSPPRAASVSSLNGGASSGEQHQSQLQHDLVAHHMLRNILQGKKELMQLDQELRTAMQQQQQQQQQQQQLQEKEQLHTKLNNNNNNNIAATANNNNNTMESINLIDDSEMADIKIKSEPQTAPPPQQSPHGSSHSSRSGSGTGSHSSLASDGSLRRKSSDSLDSHGAQDEAQDEEDAAANRSESRAPEEPTQLPTKKESVDDMLDEVELLGLHSRGSDLESLASPSHSDMMLLDNSKDDVLDEDDDDDCVEQKRDSGSGSLKKPGMDLKRARVENIVSGMRCSPSSGLVQAGQLQVNGCKKRKLYQPQQHAMERYVAAAAGLNFGLNLQSMMLDQDDSESNELESPQIQQKRVEKNALKSQLRSMQEQLAEMQQKYVQLCSRMEQESECQELDQDQDVEQEQEQEQEPDNGSSDHIELSPSPTLTGDGDVSPAHKEEVGQERPGSSSPSPSPLKPKTSLGESGDSGANMLSQMMSKMMSGKLHNPLVGVGHPALPQGFPPLLQHMGDMSHAAAMYQQFFFEQEARMAKEAAEQQQQQQQQQQQQQQQQQQQQEQQRRFEQEQQEQQRRKEEQQQQIQRHQQQLQQLQQQQMEQQHVAVTAAPRPQMHHPAPARLPTRMGGAAAHTALKSELSEKFQMLRANNNSSMMRMSGTDLEGLADVLKSEITTSLSALVDTIVTRFVHQRRLFSKQADSVTAAAEQLNKDLLLASQILDRKSPRTKVADRPQNGPTPATQSAAAMFQAPKTPQGMNPVAAAALYNSMTGPFCLPPDQQQQQQTAQQQQQSAQQQQQQSVQQQTQQQLEQNEALSLVVTPKKKRHKVTDTRITPRTVSRILAQDGVVPPTGGPPTTPQQQQQQQQQQQQQQQQQQQQQQAANGGNSNATPAQSPTRSSGGGAAYHPQPPPPPPPMMPVSLPTSVAIPNPSLHESKVFSPYSPFFNPHAAAGQPTAAQLHQHHQQHHPHHQPMQLSSSPPGSLGALMDSRDSPPLPHPPSMLHPALLAAAHHGGSPDYKTCLRAVMDAQDRQSECNSADMQFDGMAPTISFYKQMQLNTEQHQESLMAKHCESLTPLHSSTLTPMHLRKAKLMFFWVRYPSSAVLKMYFPDIKFNKNNTAQLVKWFSNFREFYYIQMEKYARQAVTEGIKTPDDLLIAGDSELYRVLNLHYNRNNHIEVPQNFRFVVESTLREFFRAIQGGKDTEQSWKKSIYKIISRMDDPVPEYFKSPNFLEQLE, from the exons ATGATGTCATCGGAGGAGTACGAGGCGGACTGTTTTGGTTTGTACAGCGATGAGAACAACGTGCTGCTGAAGGCAACCGAGCCGGAGACAATTGtcaagcaacagcaacatcagcaacaccagcaacatctgcaacagcaacagcaacagcaaccacCGCCGAGCAACCACAGCAACGGTCACACGTCACCAATACCCATACAACAAGTCAACGGCGACGGCAGCGCGGCGAATTGCGGCGAGAGCGCCAAGACCACCAATACCAATACAACCAGCAGCACCCATACAGAGGCAGACAAGGAGCAAGAGAAAGAGAAGGCAAAGGAGAAGGCCAACGAAGAGGAGGCCGCCGAGTCCGACGATTCCGACGACGACGTCGTGGTTGTGCTCGAAGGCTGCGAAGGCaacgccagcagcagcagcaacagcaacagcaacagcagcagcaacaacagcagcaacgccagcagcaacaaccacaAGGCAGCAAccacgacgacgacgacagcagcaacaacgacgacgacgacgacgacggcgGCGAACGCGAATCGCAGTGGCAGTCGCAGTCATCGCAGCGCCCGCAATAGTCGGCAAATCAGTCAGTCAACGGCCGTCGGCAAGACAACAACGTGCGCGGCTAAAAAACCAACAGCAACACAGGCACTAGCGCCCACGCCAACCACAGTTAAGAACACGAACGTAAATAACGGTGGCTcaaacggaaacggaaacgcGAACAGTAAAGTGAATAGTCGTCGTTCGCGTCAAAGATCCTTGAGCAAAGACATTGCCATTAACATAAACCTAAACAATCAGCAACAAAACAGTAATAGTAATAGCAACAGCAATTGTAGCAACAACGGCGGAGCAACGGCAACCGCTGCTGGCTTCATGAGTAGCGCTGCCGCGGCTGCTGCGGGTGCCGCTGGTGGAGGAGCCCTGTTCCAACCACAATCGGTCAACAGCTCGgtcaatattaataataataataatagtaacaACAACACCTTGGGCACTCCGGCTGCCACAGCCACCCACTCGCACACCCACTCGCCCAGCAGCAACTCACCCGTTTCGGGCGCCAGTTCGGCATCGTCCTTGTTGACGGCCGCCTTTGGCAACCTGTTTGGTGGCTCCTCGGCCAAGATGCTCAACGAGCTGTTTGGCCGCCAAATGAAGCAGGCCCAGGACGCAACGAGTGGCCTGCCCCAGAGTCTGGACAACGCCATGCTCGCCGCCGCCATGGAGACGGCCACCAGTGCCGAGTTGCTCATCGGAAGCCTGAATTCCACGTCCAAgttgctgcagcagcagcacaacaacaacagcattGCTCCCGCGAACAGTACGCCGTTGAGTAATGGCACAAATGCCTCGATCTCGCCGGGATCGGCCCACAGTTCCAGTCACTCGCATCAGGGTGTCTCTCCGAAAGGAAGTCGCCGTGTCTCCGCCTGCAGTGATCGCTCCTTGGAGGCGGCAGCAGCCGATGTTGCTGGTGGTTCACCACCTCGGGCAGCATCAGTGAGTTCCCTGAACGGAGGAGCCAGCAGTGGGGAGCAACACCAATCGCAACTGCAACACGATCTGGTGGCTCATCACATGCTGCGGAATATCCTGCAGGGCAAGAAGGAGCTGATGCAACTCGATCAGGAGCTGCGCACGGCcatgcaacagcagcagcagcagcaacagcagcagcagcaactccaGGAGAAGGAGCAACTGCACACGAAGctcaacaataataataacaacaatattGCTGCCACCgccaacaacaataacaacaccaTGGAGAGCATCAATCTGATCGACGATTCGGAAATGGCGGACATCAAGATCAAGAGTGAGCCGCAGACAGCTCCTCCACCGCAGCAATCCCCGCATGGCAGCAGCCACAGCAGCcggagtgggagtggcactGGTAGCCACAGCAGCCTGGCCAGCGATGGCAGCCTGCGACGCAAGTCCTCCGACTCCCTGGATAGCCATGGGGCACAGGATGAGGCGCAGGACGAGGAGGATGCGGCGGCCAATCGCTCGGAGAGCCGGGCTCCCGAGGAACCCACCCAGCTGCCCACCAAAAAAGAGTCCGTGGACGACATGCTCGACGAGGTGGAACTCCTGGGCCTGCACTCGCGCGGCTCCGATCTGGAGAGCCTGGCCTCGCCCAGTCACTCGGACATGATGCTGCTGGACAACAGCAAGGACGATGTCCTGGACGAGGACGACGACGATGATTGCGTGGAACAGAAGCGCGACTCCGGCAGCGGTAGTCTCAAGAAACCGGGCATGGATCTGAAACGAGCCCGTGTGGAGAACATTGTCTCCGGAATGCGATGCAGTCCGTCCTCTGGCTTGGTCCAGGCTGGACAGCTCCAGGTGAATGGCTGCAAGAAGCGCAAGCTCTACCAGCCACAGCAACACGCAATGGAGCGATATGTGGCCGCCGCAGCTGGCCTGAACTTCGGCCTCAATCTGCAGAGCATGATGCTCGACCAGGACGACAGTGAGTCCAACGAGCTGGAGTCTCCGCAAATCCAGCAAAAACGCGTGGAGAAGAATGCCCTCAAGTCGCAGCTGCGATCCATGCAGGAGCAGCTGGCGGAGATGCAGCAGAAGTATGTGCAGCTGTGCTCGCGCATGGAGCAGGAATCCGAGTGCCAGGAGCTCGATCAGGATCAGGATGtcgagcaggagcaggagcaggaacAGGAGCCGGACAACGGCAGCAGCGATCACATCGAGCTTTCGCCCTCGCCCACTCTGACCGGAGATGGAGACGTGAGTCCCGCCCACAAGGAGGAGGTCGGTCAGGAGCGACCTGGTTCCAGTTCGCCATCACCTTCTCCTCTGAAACCCAAGACCTCGCTGGGCGAGAGCGGCGACTCCGGTGCCAATATGCTGTCCCAGATGATGAGCAAGATGATGTCCGGCAAGCTGCACAATCCTCTGGTAGGCGTGGGCCATCCCGCCCTGCCGCAAGGATTCCCACCGCTGCTGCAGCACATGGGCGATATGTCGCATGCGGCGGCCATGTACCAACAGTTCTTCTTCGAGCAGGAGGCGCGCATGGCCAAGGAGGCCgccgagcagcagcagcagcaacagcagcagcagcaacaacaacagcagcagcagcaacagcaacaggaGCAGCAGCGACGATTCGAGCAAGAGCAACAGGAGCAGCAGCGACGCAAGGAggagcaacaacagcagatccagcgccaccagcagcagctgcaacaattgcaacagcagcaaatGGAGCAGCAACATGTGGCGGTCACAGCGGCACCAAGGCCGCAGATGCACCACCCGGCACCCGCCCGCCTGCCCACGCGAATGGGCGGGGCAGCGGCTCACACCGCCCTCAAGTCGGAGCTGTCCGAGAAATTCCAGATGCTGCGCGCCAACAACAATAGCTCGATGATGCGCATGTCGGGAACGGACTTGGAAGGACTCGCCGATGTGCTCAAGTCAGAGATCACCACCTCGCTGTCCGCATTGGTGGACACCATTGTGACCCGGTTCGTCCATCAACGGCGACTGTTCAGCAAGCAGGCGGATTCCGTGACCGCGGCGGCCGAGCAACTGAACAAGGACCTGCTGCTCGCCTCCCAGATCCTAGACCGGAAGTCGCCGCGCACCAAGGTGGCGGACAGGCCCCAGAACGGACCCACGCCCGCAACACAATCAG CGGCTGCCATGTTCCAGGCGCCAAAGACGCCGCAGGGCATGAATCCGGTGGCCGCCGCCGCTTTGTACAACTCGATGACCGGACCCTTCTGCCTGCCGCCcgatcagcagcagcagcagcagaccgcccaacagcagcaacagtccgcccagcagcagcagcagcaaagtGTGCAACAGCAGACGCAACAGCAGCTGGAGCAGAACGAGGCGCTCAGCTTGGTGGTGACCCCGAAGAAGAAGCGCCACAAGGTGACCGACACCCGCATCACGCCGCGCACCGTCAGCCGTATTCTGGCCCAGGATGGTGTGGTGCCGCCCACCGGAGGACCTCCAACCAcgccccagcagcagcagcaacaacagcagcagcaacaacagcaacagcagcaacaacagcagcaacagcaggcaGCGAATGGCGGCAATAGCAATGCCACGCCCGCCCAGAGTCCGACGAGGAGCAGTGGGGGAGGAGCCGCATACCACCCACAAccgccgccaccaccaccacccatgATGCCCGTGTCCTTGCCCACCTCCGTGGCCATTCCCAATCCCTCGCTGCACGAGTCCAAGGTCTTCTCGCCGTACTCGCCGTTCTTCAATCCCCATGCAGCCGCTGGCCAGCCCACGGCCGCTCAACTGCAtcagcaccaccagcagcaccaCCCGCACCACCAGCCCATGCAGCTGTCCTCCAGTCCGCCGGGCAGTCTGGGCGCCCTCATGGACTCCCGCGACTCGCCGCCGCTGCCCCACCCGCCGTCGATGCTCCATCCCGCCCTCCTGGCAGCCGCCCACCACGGTGGATCGCCTGACTACAAGACCTGCCTGCGGGCCGTCATGGACGCCCAGGATCGCCAGTCCGAGTGCAACTCGGCCGACATGCAGTTCGATGGCATGGCTCCTACTATATCCTTTTACAAGCAAATGCAACTAAACACAGAACAGCACCAGGAGTCGCTGATGGCCAA ACATTGCGAATCCTTGACTCCTTTGCACTCTTCTACATTGACACCGATGCACCTGCGCAAGGCCAAGCTGATGTTCTTCTGGGTGCGCTATCCCAGCTCCGCGGTGCTCAAGATGTACTTCCCGGACATCAAGTTCAACAAGAACAACACAGCACAATTGGTGAAATGGTTCTCGAACTTCCG
- the LOC119550594 gene encoding homeobox protein prospero isoform X4, producing MMSSEEYEADCFGLYSDENNVLLKATEPETIVKQQQHQQHQQHLQQQQQQQPPPSNHSNGHTSPIPIQQVNGDGSAANCGESAKTTNTNTTSSTHTEADKEQEKEKAKEKANEEEAAESDDSDDDVVVVLEGCEGNASSSSNSNSNSSSNNSSNASSNNHKAATTTTTTAATTTTTTTTAANANRSGSRSHRSARNSRQISQSTAVGKTTTCAAKKPTATQALAPTPTTVKNTNVNNGGSNGNGNANSKVNSRRSRQRSLSKDIAININLNNQQQNSNSNSNSNCSNNGGATATAAGFMSSAAAAAAGAAGGGALFQPQSVNSSVNINNNNNSNNNTLGTPAATATHSHTHSPSSNSPVSGASSASSLLTAAFGNLFGGSSAKMLNELFGRQMKQAQDATSGLPQSLDNAMLAAAMETATSAELLIGSLNSTSKLLQQQHNNNSIAPANSTPLSNGTNASISPGSAHSSSHSHQGVSPKGSRRVSACSDRSLEAAAADVAGGSPPRAASVSSLNGGASSGEQHQSQLQHDLVAHHMLRNILQGKKELMQLDQELRTAMQQQQQQQQQQQQLQEKEQLHTKLNNNNNNNIAATANNNNNTMESINLIDDSEMADIKIKSEPQTAPPPQQSPHGSSHSSRSGSGTGSHSSLASDGSLRRKSSDSLDSHGAQDEAQDEEDAAANRSESRAPEEPTQLPTKKESVDDMLDEVELLGLHSRGSDLESLASPSHSDMMLLDNSKDDVLDEDDDDDCVEQKRDSGSGSLKKPGMDLKRARVENIVSGMRCSPSSGLVQAGQLQVNGCKKRKLYQPQQHAMERYVAAAAGLNFGLNLQSMMLDQDDSESNELESPQIQQKRVEKNALKSQLRSMQEQLAEMQQKYVQLCSRMEQESECQELDQDQDVEQEQEQEQEPDNGSSDHIELSPSPTLTGDGDVSPAHKEEVGQERPGSSSPSPSPLKPKTSLGESGDSGANMLSQMMSKMMSGKLHNPLVGVGHPALPQGFPPLLQHMGDMSHAAAMYQQFFFEQEARMAKEAAEQQQQQQQQQQQQQQQQQQQQEQQRRFEQEQQEQQRRKEEQQQQIQRHQQQLQQLQQQQMEQQHVAVTAAPRPQMHHPAPARLPTRMGGAAAHTALKSELSEKFQMLRANNNSSMMRMSGTDLEGLADVLKSEITTSLSALVDTIVTRFVHQRRLFSKQADSVTAAAEQLNKDLLLASQILDRKSPRTKVADRPQNGPTPATQSAAAMFQAPKTPQGMNPVAAAALYNSMTGPFCLPPDQQQQQQTAQQQQQSAQQQQQQSVQQQTQQQLEQNEALSLVVTPKKKRHKVTDTRITPRTVSRILAQDGVVPPTGGPPTTPQQQQQQQQQQQQQQQQQQQQQQAANGGNSNATPAQSPTRSSGGGAAYHPQPPPPPPPMMPVSLPTSVAIPNPSLHESKVFSPYSPFFNPHAAAGQPTAAQLHQHHQQHHPHHQPMQLSSSPPGSLGALMDSRDSPPLPHPPSMLHPALLAAAHHGGSPDYKTCLRAVMDAQDRQSECNSADMQFDGMAPTSSTLTPMHLRKAKLMFFWVRYPSSAVLKMYFPDIKFNKNNTAQLVKWFSNFREFYYIQMEKYARQAVTEGIKTPDDLLIAGDSELYRVLNLHYNRNNHIEVPQNFRFVVESTLREFFRAIQGGKDTEQSWKKSIYKIISRMDDPVPEYFKSPNFLEQLE from the exons ATGATGTCATCGGAGGAGTACGAGGCGGACTGTTTTGGTTTGTACAGCGATGAGAACAACGTGCTGCTGAAGGCAACCGAGCCGGAGACAATTGtcaagcaacagcaacatcagcaacaccagcaacatctgcaacagcaacagcaacagcaaccacCGCCGAGCAACCACAGCAACGGTCACACGTCACCAATACCCATACAACAAGTCAACGGCGACGGCAGCGCGGCGAATTGCGGCGAGAGCGCCAAGACCACCAATACCAATACAACCAGCAGCACCCATACAGAGGCAGACAAGGAGCAAGAGAAAGAGAAGGCAAAGGAGAAGGCCAACGAAGAGGAGGCCGCCGAGTCCGACGATTCCGACGACGACGTCGTGGTTGTGCTCGAAGGCTGCGAAGGCaacgccagcagcagcagcaacagcaacagcaacagcagcagcaacaacagcagcaacgccagcagcaacaaccacaAGGCAGCAAccacgacgacgacgacagcagcaacaacgacgacgacgacgacgacggcgGCGAACGCGAATCGCAGTGGCAGTCGCAGTCATCGCAGCGCCCGCAATAGTCGGCAAATCAGTCAGTCAACGGCCGTCGGCAAGACAACAACGTGCGCGGCTAAAAAACCAACAGCAACACAGGCACTAGCGCCCACGCCAACCACAGTTAAGAACACGAACGTAAATAACGGTGGCTcaaacggaaacggaaacgcGAACAGTAAAGTGAATAGTCGTCGTTCGCGTCAAAGATCCTTGAGCAAAGACATTGCCATTAACATAAACCTAAACAATCAGCAACAAAACAGTAATAGTAATAGCAACAGCAATTGTAGCAACAACGGCGGAGCAACGGCAACCGCTGCTGGCTTCATGAGTAGCGCTGCCGCGGCTGCTGCGGGTGCCGCTGGTGGAGGAGCCCTGTTCCAACCACAATCGGTCAACAGCTCGgtcaatattaataataataataatagtaacaACAACACCTTGGGCACTCCGGCTGCCACAGCCACCCACTCGCACACCCACTCGCCCAGCAGCAACTCACCCGTTTCGGGCGCCAGTTCGGCATCGTCCTTGTTGACGGCCGCCTTTGGCAACCTGTTTGGTGGCTCCTCGGCCAAGATGCTCAACGAGCTGTTTGGCCGCCAAATGAAGCAGGCCCAGGACGCAACGAGTGGCCTGCCCCAGAGTCTGGACAACGCCATGCTCGCCGCCGCCATGGAGACGGCCACCAGTGCCGAGTTGCTCATCGGAAGCCTGAATTCCACGTCCAAgttgctgcagcagcagcacaacaacaacagcattGCTCCCGCGAACAGTACGCCGTTGAGTAATGGCACAAATGCCTCGATCTCGCCGGGATCGGCCCACAGTTCCAGTCACTCGCATCAGGGTGTCTCTCCGAAAGGAAGTCGCCGTGTCTCCGCCTGCAGTGATCGCTCCTTGGAGGCGGCAGCAGCCGATGTTGCTGGTGGTTCACCACCTCGGGCAGCATCAGTGAGTTCCCTGAACGGAGGAGCCAGCAGTGGGGAGCAACACCAATCGCAACTGCAACACGATCTGGTGGCTCATCACATGCTGCGGAATATCCTGCAGGGCAAGAAGGAGCTGATGCAACTCGATCAGGAGCTGCGCACGGCcatgcaacagcagcagcagcagcaacagcagcagcagcaactccaGGAGAAGGAGCAACTGCACACGAAGctcaacaataataataacaacaatattGCTGCCACCgccaacaacaataacaacaccaTGGAGAGCATCAATCTGATCGACGATTCGGAAATGGCGGACATCAAGATCAAGAGTGAGCCGCAGACAGCTCCTCCACCGCAGCAATCCCCGCATGGCAGCAGCCACAGCAGCcggagtgggagtggcactGGTAGCCACAGCAGCCTGGCCAGCGATGGCAGCCTGCGACGCAAGTCCTCCGACTCCCTGGATAGCCATGGGGCACAGGATGAGGCGCAGGACGAGGAGGATGCGGCGGCCAATCGCTCGGAGAGCCGGGCTCCCGAGGAACCCACCCAGCTGCCCACCAAAAAAGAGTCCGTGGACGACATGCTCGACGAGGTGGAACTCCTGGGCCTGCACTCGCGCGGCTCCGATCTGGAGAGCCTGGCCTCGCCCAGTCACTCGGACATGATGCTGCTGGACAACAGCAAGGACGATGTCCTGGACGAGGACGACGACGATGATTGCGTGGAACAGAAGCGCGACTCCGGCAGCGGTAGTCTCAAGAAACCGGGCATGGATCTGAAACGAGCCCGTGTGGAGAACATTGTCTCCGGAATGCGATGCAGTCCGTCCTCTGGCTTGGTCCAGGCTGGACAGCTCCAGGTGAATGGCTGCAAGAAGCGCAAGCTCTACCAGCCACAGCAACACGCAATGGAGCGATATGTGGCCGCCGCAGCTGGCCTGAACTTCGGCCTCAATCTGCAGAGCATGATGCTCGACCAGGACGACAGTGAGTCCAACGAGCTGGAGTCTCCGCAAATCCAGCAAAAACGCGTGGAGAAGAATGCCCTCAAGTCGCAGCTGCGATCCATGCAGGAGCAGCTGGCGGAGATGCAGCAGAAGTATGTGCAGCTGTGCTCGCGCATGGAGCAGGAATCCGAGTGCCAGGAGCTCGATCAGGATCAGGATGtcgagcaggagcaggagcaggaacAGGAGCCGGACAACGGCAGCAGCGATCACATCGAGCTTTCGCCCTCGCCCACTCTGACCGGAGATGGAGACGTGAGTCCCGCCCACAAGGAGGAGGTCGGTCAGGAGCGACCTGGTTCCAGTTCGCCATCACCTTCTCCTCTGAAACCCAAGACCTCGCTGGGCGAGAGCGGCGACTCCGGTGCCAATATGCTGTCCCAGATGATGAGCAAGATGATGTCCGGCAAGCTGCACAATCCTCTGGTAGGCGTGGGCCATCCCGCCCTGCCGCAAGGATTCCCACCGCTGCTGCAGCACATGGGCGATATGTCGCATGCGGCGGCCATGTACCAACAGTTCTTCTTCGAGCAGGAGGCGCGCATGGCCAAGGAGGCCgccgagcagcagcagcagcaacagcagcagcagcaacaacaacagcagcagcagcaacagcaacaggaGCAGCAGCGACGATTCGAGCAAGAGCAACAGGAGCAGCAGCGACGCAAGGAggagcaacaacagcagatccagcgccaccagcagcagctgcaacaattgcaacagcagcaaatGGAGCAGCAACATGTGGCGGTCACAGCGGCACCAAGGCCGCAGATGCACCACCCGGCACCCGCCCGCCTGCCCACGCGAATGGGCGGGGCAGCGGCTCACACCGCCCTCAAGTCGGAGCTGTCCGAGAAATTCCAGATGCTGCGCGCCAACAACAATAGCTCGATGATGCGCATGTCGGGAACGGACTTGGAAGGACTCGCCGATGTGCTCAAGTCAGAGATCACCACCTCGCTGTCCGCATTGGTGGACACCATTGTGACCCGGTTCGTCCATCAACGGCGACTGTTCAGCAAGCAGGCGGATTCCGTGACCGCGGCGGCCGAGCAACTGAACAAGGACCTGCTGCTCGCCTCCCAGATCCTAGACCGGAAGTCGCCGCGCACCAAGGTGGCGGACAGGCCCCAGAACGGACCCACGCCCGCAACACAATCAG CGGCTGCCATGTTCCAGGCGCCAAAGACGCCGCAGGGCATGAATCCGGTGGCCGCCGCCGCTTTGTACAACTCGATGACCGGACCCTTCTGCCTGCCGCCcgatcagcagcagcagcagcagaccgcccaacagcagcaacagtccgcccagcagcagcagcagcaaagtGTGCAACAGCAGACGCAACAGCAGCTGGAGCAGAACGAGGCGCTCAGCTTGGTGGTGACCCCGAAGAAGAAGCGCCACAAGGTGACCGACACCCGCATCACGCCGCGCACCGTCAGCCGTATTCTGGCCCAGGATGGTGTGGTGCCGCCCACCGGAGGACCTCCAACCAcgccccagcagcagcagcaacaacagcagcagcaacaacagcaacagcagcaacaacagcagcaacagcaggcaGCGAATGGCGGCAATAGCAATGCCACGCCCGCCCAGAGTCCGACGAGGAGCAGTGGGGGAGGAGCCGCATACCACCCACAAccgccgccaccaccaccacccatgATGCCCGTGTCCTTGCCCACCTCCGTGGCCATTCCCAATCCCTCGCTGCACGAGTCCAAGGTCTTCTCGCCGTACTCGCCGTTCTTCAATCCCCATGCAGCCGCTGGCCAGCCCACGGCCGCTCAACTGCAtcagcaccaccagcagcaccaCCCGCACCACCAGCCCATGCAGCTGTCCTCCAGTCCGCCGGGCAGTCTGGGCGCCCTCATGGACTCCCGCGACTCGCCGCCGCTGCCCCACCCGCCGTCGATGCTCCATCCCGCCCTCCTGGCAGCCGCCCACCACGGTGGATCGCCTGACTACAAGACCTGCCTGCGGGCCGTCATGGACGCCCAGGATCGCCAGTCCGAGTGCAACTCGGCCGACATGCAGTTCGATGGCATGGCTCCTACT TCTTCTACATTGACACCGATGCACCTGCGCAAGGCCAAGCTGATGTTCTTCTGGGTGCGCTATCCCAGCTCCGCGGTGCTCAAGATGTACTTCCCGGACATCAAGTTCAACAAGAACAACACAGCACAATTGGTGAAATGGTTCTCGAACTTCCG